Proteins found in one Homalodisca vitripennis isolate AUS2020 chromosome 4, UT_GWSS_2.1, whole genome shotgun sequence genomic segment:
- the LOC124360083 gene encoding monocarboxylate transporter 13 isoform X2 — translation MTCNFRNKTEYEYVPPDGGWGWLVLLGSVLVSLLIPGTIKSFGVLFVEFLEVFNLSPAVASWIPALTYFLYCSLGPLASYLSTKYGYRIVTLLGGVFAASGVIASVFATHIAHLYICYGILLGTGAGLCYPPGVFIVTSYFVRLRGLANGIAISGSALGSVILPPFLRFLLETYGYRGAVLILGGLILNVLVGASLYDPVQQHLKKVPVVKSEKDSKHHNADENTDKKANGEVVKLPEEKALLDTVIFEAQEIPTKEDEVILAYHPSTPKKDLHMSAVSQPLIILEGDSNMRNGGSHLSLNRQTANSGSAQHISRKISTGSYRGRNSYLMGSTGQITRRMSVSRPLPRVASATTMSRKISVGSMSSFRYISTPFHGSTLVGLNPEFSSQITMKTAEKTSCFSSVCPCFCKSRGEETEEKKGNQADIYWSLLRDPVFIIILISNATTAIGYTNFTILLPAYAISLGFDKDKASYLLSIVSTLDLVGRVGGSALSDWLPIDKKYYYVGGLLFSGISLVLLPLAYSYNSLAVFCAAYGLSSGVYVGITAIFMVDLLGEDRLVSSYGISLFVNGILQLLGPPICGAAFQYINSYGPIVEALGVTLIAGAAVWVYLPFIKHKENDQVLA, via the exons ATGACTTGTAATTTTcgca ACAAGACTGAGTACGAGTACGTGCCCCCGGACGGAGGATGGGGTTGGCTGGTACTACTCGGCAGTGTACTGGTCAGTCTACTCATCCCTGGTACCATCAAGTCTTTCGGTGTCCTCTTCGTAGAGTTCCTTGAAGTCTTTAACCTGTCTCCTGCAGTCGCATCATGGATACCCGCCTTAACGTATTTTCTTTATTGCTCTCTGG GACCACTGGCAAGTTACCTATCTACAAAGTACGGTTACCGGATTGTGACGCTCTTGGGAGGAGTGTTTGCTGCGTCAGGCGTAATCGCTAGTGTGTTCGCCACCCACATTGCGCACCTTTATATATG TTATGGAATTTTGCTTGGCACGGGTGCTGGCCTCTGTTATCCCCCAGGGGTATTTATTGTCACCTCATACTTTGTCCGTCTCAGGGGACTAGCGAATGGTATCGCTATTTCTGGAAGTGCACTGGGCTCTGTAATTTTACCCCCGTTTTTAAGGTTTCTTTTAGAAACATACGGGTACAG AGGAGCAGTACTGATCCTGGGAGGTCTGATATTGAACGTGCTAGTCGGAGCATCATTGTATGATCCGGTTCAACAACATCTCAAAAAAGTTCCAGTCGTCAAAAGTGAAAAGGATAGTAAACACCATAATGCAGATGAGAACACAGACAAAAAAGCAAATGGAGAAGTTGTGAAGCTTCCTGAAGAAAAGGCCTTGTTGGATACAGTTATTTTTGAGGCACAAGAAATACCAACAAAAGAGGATGAAGTAATTTTGGCGTATCATCCTTCGACACCAAAGAAAGATCTACACATGTCAGCTGTCAGTCAACCCTTGATAATTTTAGAGGGTGACTCAAATATGAGAAACGGTGGCAGCCATCTTAGTCTGAATCGACAAACTGCAAACTCTGGCAGTGCTCAACACATCTCTCGGAAGATCAGCACTGGATCGTACAGAGGTCGCAACTCCTATCTAATGGGCAGCACGGGCCAGATCACGCGCAGGATGAGTGTGTCGCGGCCCTTGCCTCGTGTGGCCAGCGCTACTACCATGTCCCGTAAGATCAGCGTAGGCTCCATGTCATCCTTCCGTTACATCAGCACACCCTTCCACGGCAGTACTCTGGTCGGACTTAACCCAGAGTTCTCCTCTCAGATCACCATGAAAACAGCAGAAAAAACCTCTTGTTTTTCCTCTGTTTGCCCCTGTTTCTGCAAAAGTAGAGGAGAAGAAACGGAAGAGAAGAAAGGAAATCAGGCGGACATTTATTGGTCATTATTGAGAGAtcctgtatttattataattttaatttctaatgcTACCACAGCAATAGGATACACAAACTTTACTATATTGTTACCAGCATACGCCATTTCTTTAGGGTTCGACAAAGATAAGGCTTCCTATCTTCTTTCTATCGTCTCTACTTTAGATTTAGTCGGGAGAGTTGGTGGGTCAGCATTGTCAGATTGGCTTCCGatcgataaaaaatattattacgtcGGAGGATTGTTATTTTCTGGAATTTCCCTGGTGTTATTGCCCTTGGCTTACAGTTACAATAGTCTAGCAGTGTTCTGTGCGGCGTATGGTCTCAGTTCCGGTGTGTATGTTGGTATTACAGCAATATTCATGGTGGACCTGCTAGGTGAGGACCGACTAGTCTCATCTTATGGTATCTCACTGTTTGTCAATGGTATTCTGCAGCTGTTAGGTCCACCTATATGTGGCGCTGCTTTCCAATACATAAACTCTTATGGACCGATTGTTGAGGCATTAGGAGTAACTTTAATCGCAGGAGCCGCAGTGTGGGTTTACCTTCCGTTTATCAAGCATAAGGAAAATGACCAAGTATTGGCTTGA
- the LOC124360083 gene encoding monocarboxylate transporter 13 isoform X1: MALQKKNSKDKLNLEINNLECTHDKTEYEYVPPDGGWGWLVLLGSVLVSLLIPGTIKSFGVLFVEFLEVFNLSPAVASWIPALTYFLYCSLGPLASYLSTKYGYRIVTLLGGVFAASGVIASVFATHIAHLYICYGILLGTGAGLCYPPGVFIVTSYFVRLRGLANGIAISGSALGSVILPPFLRFLLETYGYRGAVLILGGLILNVLVGASLYDPVQQHLKKVPVVKSEKDSKHHNADENTDKKANGEVVKLPEEKALLDTVIFEAQEIPTKEDEVILAYHPSTPKKDLHMSAVSQPLIILEGDSNMRNGGSHLSLNRQTANSGSAQHISRKISTGSYRGRNSYLMGSTGQITRRMSVSRPLPRVASATTMSRKISVGSMSSFRYISTPFHGSTLVGLNPEFSSQITMKTAEKTSCFSSVCPCFCKSRGEETEEKKGNQADIYWSLLRDPVFIIILISNATTAIGYTNFTILLPAYAISLGFDKDKASYLLSIVSTLDLVGRVGGSALSDWLPIDKKYYYVGGLLFSGISLVLLPLAYSYNSLAVFCAAYGLSSGVYVGITAIFMVDLLGEDRLVSSYGISLFVNGILQLLGPPICGAAFQYINSYGPIVEALGVTLIAGAAVWVYLPFIKHKENDQVLA, translated from the exons ACAAGACTGAGTACGAGTACGTGCCCCCGGACGGAGGATGGGGTTGGCTGGTACTACTCGGCAGTGTACTGGTCAGTCTACTCATCCCTGGTACCATCAAGTCTTTCGGTGTCCTCTTCGTAGAGTTCCTTGAAGTCTTTAACCTGTCTCCTGCAGTCGCATCATGGATACCCGCCTTAACGTATTTTCTTTATTGCTCTCTGG GACCACTGGCAAGTTACCTATCTACAAAGTACGGTTACCGGATTGTGACGCTCTTGGGAGGAGTGTTTGCTGCGTCAGGCGTAATCGCTAGTGTGTTCGCCACCCACATTGCGCACCTTTATATATG TTATGGAATTTTGCTTGGCACGGGTGCTGGCCTCTGTTATCCCCCAGGGGTATTTATTGTCACCTCATACTTTGTCCGTCTCAGGGGACTAGCGAATGGTATCGCTATTTCTGGAAGTGCACTGGGCTCTGTAATTTTACCCCCGTTTTTAAGGTTTCTTTTAGAAACATACGGGTACAG AGGAGCAGTACTGATCCTGGGAGGTCTGATATTGAACGTGCTAGTCGGAGCATCATTGTATGATCCGGTTCAACAACATCTCAAAAAAGTTCCAGTCGTCAAAAGTGAAAAGGATAGTAAACACCATAATGCAGATGAGAACACAGACAAAAAAGCAAATGGAGAAGTTGTGAAGCTTCCTGAAGAAAAGGCCTTGTTGGATACAGTTATTTTTGAGGCACAAGAAATACCAACAAAAGAGGATGAAGTAATTTTGGCGTATCATCCTTCGACACCAAAGAAAGATCTACACATGTCAGCTGTCAGTCAACCCTTGATAATTTTAGAGGGTGACTCAAATATGAGAAACGGTGGCAGCCATCTTAGTCTGAATCGACAAACTGCAAACTCTGGCAGTGCTCAACACATCTCTCGGAAGATCAGCACTGGATCGTACAGAGGTCGCAACTCCTATCTAATGGGCAGCACGGGCCAGATCACGCGCAGGATGAGTGTGTCGCGGCCCTTGCCTCGTGTGGCCAGCGCTACTACCATGTCCCGTAAGATCAGCGTAGGCTCCATGTCATCCTTCCGTTACATCAGCACACCCTTCCACGGCAGTACTCTGGTCGGACTTAACCCAGAGTTCTCCTCTCAGATCACCATGAAAACAGCAGAAAAAACCTCTTGTTTTTCCTCTGTTTGCCCCTGTTTCTGCAAAAGTAGAGGAGAAGAAACGGAAGAGAAGAAAGGAAATCAGGCGGACATTTATTGGTCATTATTGAGAGAtcctgtatttattataattttaatttctaatgcTACCACAGCAATAGGATACACAAACTTTACTATATTGTTACCAGCATACGCCATTTCTTTAGGGTTCGACAAAGATAAGGCTTCCTATCTTCTTTCTATCGTCTCTACTTTAGATTTAGTCGGGAGAGTTGGTGGGTCAGCATTGTCAGATTGGCTTCCGatcgataaaaaatattattacgtcGGAGGATTGTTATTTTCTGGAATTTCCCTGGTGTTATTGCCCTTGGCTTACAGTTACAATAGTCTAGCAGTGTTCTGTGCGGCGTATGGTCTCAGTTCCGGTGTGTATGTTGGTATTACAGCAATATTCATGGTGGACCTGCTAGGTGAGGACCGACTAGTCTCATCTTATGGTATCTCACTGTTTGTCAATGGTATTCTGCAGCTGTTAGGTCCACCTATATGTGGCGCTGCTTTCCAATACATAAACTCTTATGGACCGATTGTTGAGGCATTAGGAGTAACTTTAATCGCAGGAGCCGCAGTGTGGGTTTACCTTCCGTTTATCAAGCATAAGGAAAATGACCAAGTATTGGCTTGA